The following are encoded together in the Acidobacteriota bacterium genome:
- a CDS encoding PAS domain-containing protein, producing the protein MVAIGAASLAGWMLAIPQLPAWKAETVPMAPATAVLSVLLGMALVACSRSAASARHLFIARTLAIAGSVAAFVFLAIRMGGWLPRFELLFLPIAGVIEGAPVGFVSPVTAACFALANAAVLLLIVPPARDSWPAVAGRAVSAVLALVGFVLAVSNVLGAPLLTGLVVVPVALNTSIVLLLGGLALLQLSGQSQTAAPTPIRPFVWIFIGIGVMSTAVGYAYYRELERELRAEVEQELTAVVELIRSGLSQWRKERQGDAMSLRHNDLLISMLRQAEGGQLPDGTPSGSWLREFNASLQYDSMLLFDSAGTLRLSLPRRDGRPSAAVAEQIQQVLRSGEPLLQDFHFDDEGHAHLALLVPLAVGVMPDRPVGLLALSINPEPFLFTLIRDWPTTSSTAEAVLVRRDGDEVVFLSDLISQRRALRVRIPVTATDVMAVKALSGQTGMVEGVDYRGMPSVGVVGAIPDTPWHLAVRINRSELSDRLWRRVRVVSAFVALLMFSAGSGLGLMWRNRRVAFYRDQAALATALKTTSSQLLGMLGSSPTIIYRLARVDGRLVPTEVSENVHRILGFSPQEVLHPHWWVSNLHPDDRVGALTRMVALERDDELTHEYRFFRQDGRELWISDGLRVVRRDALGIAEVTGAWNEVTERRKAEEFLRDSEERLRMALTVSNQGTFDLNVESGDAVVSPEYATQIGYAPGELVETNATWLARIHPEDRPRVEKAHLDYVNGRTVDYRVEFRQRTKPGGWLWTLSVGRIVAYTPEGRPLRMLGTHTDIHARKIAELHSRRLAQMYAALSRCNEAIVRSVGEAELFPLICEAAVTHGGMAMAWVGMADEASGVVTPVASFGTGTEYLDDIPVLTSADIPFGRGPTGTAIRENRPIWIENFQADPSTGPWHERAQRFGWAASVGLPLTRDGRAVGALTIYARTADAFDPEGRELLVQMATDISFALDTFGRDARRIEAEAAVRASLHEKEALLKEVHHRVKNNLQVITSLLRLEAGRSSQPNVVAVLAEMQSRVLSMALLHETLYRSDNLAQVDLAAYLRQLGQQIVRSLAPAAGITLEFDVEPIRIELDQAVPCGLIVNELMSNALKHAFPGGRHGDIRLSARLVAGGPAMRLSVADSGAGLPADFDEARKRSLGLQLVTDLARQLNGTLDMSSGNGTTFSLTFIPKKPAGVQDGESTS; encoded by the coding sequence GTGGTCGCCATTGGCGCCGCCAGCCTTGCGGGATGGATGCTCGCCATCCCGCAGCTCCCGGCGTGGAAGGCCGAAACCGTGCCGATGGCACCGGCCACGGCCGTGTTGTCGGTGCTGCTGGGCATGGCTCTCGTCGCATGCTCCCGCTCCGCCGCCAGCGCGCGACACCTCTTCATCGCCAGGACCCTGGCAATCGCAGGCAGCGTCGCCGCATTCGTGTTTCTGGCCATTCGCATGGGCGGGTGGCTGCCTCGGTTCGAGTTGCTCTTTCTCCCCATTGCCGGTGTGATTGAAGGTGCACCGGTGGGCTTCGTCTCACCGGTGACGGCGGCCTGCTTCGCATTGGCGAATGCCGCCGTGCTGCTGCTGATCGTCCCTCCGGCCCGGGACAGTTGGCCGGCCGTCGCTGGCCGCGCTGTCAGCGCGGTCCTCGCGCTGGTGGGTTTTGTTCTCGCAGTGTCCAACGTCCTCGGCGCGCCCCTTCTTACTGGGCTGGTGGTCGTCCCGGTGGCCCTGAACACCAGCATCGTCCTGCTGCTGGGGGGCTTGGCGCTGCTCCAACTTTCTGGACAGTCGCAGACGGCTGCGCCGACGCCGATTCGGCCGTTCGTCTGGATCTTCATCGGCATAGGTGTCATGAGCACGGCGGTTGGCTACGCCTACTACCGTGAGCTCGAGCGGGAACTCCGCGCCGAGGTCGAGCAGGAACTGACGGCGGTGGTCGAACTCATCAGGTCGGGCCTGAGCCAGTGGCGCAAGGAACGGCAGGGCGACGCGATGTCGTTGCGCCACAACGACCTCCTCATCAGCATGCTCCGCCAGGCAGAGGGGGGCCAGCTGCCAGACGGAACGCCGTCTGGCAGCTGGCTCCGTGAGTTCAATGCCTCGCTGCAGTACGACAGCATGTTGCTTTTCGATTCGGCCGGGACGCTGCGGCTGTCGTTGCCCAGACGTGACGGACGGCCATCGGCGGCGGTCGCCGAGCAGATTCAGCAGGTCCTGCGCAGCGGTGAGCCGCTATTGCAGGATTTTCACTTCGATGACGAAGGCCACGCGCACCTCGCCCTGCTTGTACCGCTCGCCGTCGGCGTCATGCCTGACCGGCCGGTTGGCCTATTGGCCCTCAGCATTAACCCGGAACCGTTTTTGTTCACGCTTATTCGCGACTGGCCGACCACGAGCTCGACGGCCGAGGCCGTGCTGGTGCGCCGGGATGGTGACGAGGTGGTGTTCCTGAGCGACCTCATCAGCCAGCGCAGGGCCCTCCGCGTCCGCATCCCGGTGACCGCGACCGACGTCATGGCGGTGAAGGCCTTGAGCGGCCAGACCGGCATGGTCGAGGGGGTGGACTATCGCGGCATGCCCAGCGTCGGCGTCGTTGGGGCGATTCCGGACACGCCGTGGCACCTGGCGGTGCGGATCAACCGGTCTGAATTGAGCGACCGGCTGTGGCGGCGGGTGCGGGTCGTCTCGGCGTTTGTGGCGTTGTTGATGTTCAGCGCAGGCTCAGGACTGGGCCTGATGTGGCGCAATCGGCGCGTGGCGTTTTATCGTGACCAGGCCGCCCTGGCCACGGCGCTAAAGACCACCTCGAGCCAGTTGCTCGGCATGCTGGGCAGCAGCCCGACCATCATCTACCGGCTCGCGCGGGTTGACGGGCGGCTGGTGCCCACCGAAGTCAGCGAGAATGTTCACCGCATCCTGGGCTTTTCGCCACAGGAGGTGCTGCACCCTCATTGGTGGGTCTCCAACCTGCATCCCGACGATCGGGTAGGCGCCCTGACCCGCATGGTGGCACTGGAGCGAGACGACGAGCTCACGCACGAGTACCGCTTCTTTCGCCAGGATGGCCGCGAGTTGTGGATCAGCGATGGCCTGAGAGTGGTGCGCCGCGACGCGCTCGGGATCGCCGAGGTCACCGGCGCCTGGAACGAGGTGACCGAGCGCCGCAAGGCCGAAGAGTTCCTGCGCGACAGCGAAGAGCGGTTGCGAATGGCGCTTACCGTGTCGAACCAGGGCACGTTCGACCTGAACGTCGAGAGCGGTGACGCGGTGGTCAGCCCCGAGTACGCCACCCAGATTGGCTATGCGCCAGGCGAGTTGGTGGAGACGAACGCGACGTGGCTGGCCCGCATTCATCCCGAGGACCGGCCGCGGGTTGAAAAGGCGCATCTCGACTACGTGAACGGGCGCACCGTCGACTACCGCGTGGAGTTCCGCCAGCGCACCAAACCAGGCGGCTGGCTGTGGACGCTCTCGGTCGGGCGGATTGTGGCATATACGCCCGAGGGCCGGCCCCTGCGCATGCTGGGCACCCACACCGACATCCATGCCCGCAAGATCGCCGAACTGCATTCGCGGCGCCTGGCCCAGATGTATGCGGCGCTCAGCCGCTGCAACGAGGCCATCGTCCGCAGCGTTGGTGAGGCGGAGTTGTTCCCGTTGATCTGCGAGGCCGCCGTGACCCACGGCGGCATGGCCATGGCCTGGGTCGGCATGGCCGACGAGGCCAGCGGCGTAGTCACGCCGGTGGCGTCATTCGGCACCGGGACCGAGTACCTCGATGACATCCCGGTCTTGACCTCGGCCGACATCCCGTTCGGCCGCGGGCCGACAGGGACGGCCATTCGCGAGAATCGGCCGATCTGGATCGAGAACTTCCAGGCCGATCCCTCGACCGGGCCCTGGCACGAGCGCGCGCAGCGATTCGGCTGGGCAGCGTCGGTGGGCCTGCCCCTGACCCGCGACGGCCGGGCGGTCGGCGCGCTGACGATCTATGCGCGGACGGCCGACGCCTTCGACCCCGAGGGGCGCGAGTTGCTGGTGCAGATGGCCACCGATATCAGCTTTGCGCTCGACACCTTCGGCCGCGACGCGCGGCGGATTGAGGCCGAAGCGGCGGTCAGGGCGTCATTGCACGAGAAAGAGGCGCTGCTGAAGGAAGTGCATCACCGCGTCAAGAACAACCTGCAGGTGATCACCAGCCTGCTGCGGCTCGAGGCCGGGCGGTCGTCGCAACCGAACGTCGTGGCGGTGCTGGCCGAAATGCAAAGCCGGGTGCTCTCGATGGCGCTTCTCCACGAAACGCTGTACCGCTCTGATAATCTGGCCCAGGTGGACCTGGCGGCTTACCTGCGGCAACTGGGCCAGCAGATCGTGCGGTCGTTGGCGCCGGCCGCGGGCATCACGTTGGAATTTGACGTCGAGCCGATTCGGATCGAGCTCGATCAAGCGGTACCGTGCGGGCTGATCGTCAACGAGTTGATGTCAAACGCGCTCAAGCATGCCTTTCCGGGCGGACGTCACGGCGACATCCGCCTCTCGGCGCGGCTGGTGGCCGGCGGACCGGCCATGCGGCTGTCGGTCGCCGACTCTGGTGCCGGGCTGCCCGCCGACTTCGACGAGGCGCGCAAGCGCTCTCTGGGCCTGCAACTGGTAACGGACCTGGCGCGACAGTTGAACGGAACACTGGACATGTCCTCCGGTAATGGAACAACATTCAGTCTCACGTTTATTCCGAAAAAACCTGCTGGCGTCCAGGACGGAGAGTCGACGTCATGA
- a CDS encoding DUF6152 family protein translates to MLIRPKPQASSPKFFRAAALAALLLAGGPVVAHHAFSAEFDAKAPVTLRGPVTRVEWINPHAWIHMEVTRPDGKKEIWMVEGGTPNTLQRGGISRDSIKIGTEIVVAGFKAKDGRLRANGRDITFPDGRTLFMGSSGTGAPKDGRDPNDRPKPKGPSR, encoded by the coding sequence ATGTTGATCCGTCCCAAGCCTCAAGCCTCAAGCCCCAAGTTCTTCCGGGCCGCAGCTCTTGCCGCTCTTTTATTGGCTGGCGGCCCGGTCGTGGCCCACCACGCGTTTTCGGCCGAGTTCGACGCCAAAGCGCCCGTCACGCTCAGAGGTCCCGTCACCAGGGTCGAGTGGATTAACCCCCATGCCTGGATTCACATGGAGGTGACCCGCCCCGATGGCAAGAAAGAGATCTGGATGGTTGAGGGCGGCACGCCAAACACGCTGCAGCGCGGCGGCATCTCGCGCGACTCGATCAAGATCGGCACCGAGATCGTCGTCGCCGGCTTCAAGGCCAAGGACGGGCGGCTGCGGGCCAACGGCCGCGACATCACATTCCCCGACGGCCGCACGCTGTTCATGGGCTCGTCGGGCACCGGCGCGCCCAAGGATGGCCGCGACCCCAACGATCGTCCGAAGCCCAAGGGGCCGTCGCGATGA
- a CDS encoding PAS domain S-box protein: MTSSRILIVEDESIIARDIESQLLRLGHDVVGIAMSVEGAVAMAGATRPHLVLMDINLPGRLDGIDAAIAIREQFSIPSVFLTAYATDDMVERATRAEPLGYLIKPFDEQSLRTTIEVALHKDHADRRLRASEARYRAVVQSANDAIITVDSADRIVGWSAAAAGLFGYAEAEALGQSGQMLLAPGQEDSHDLAMKRAGQLVGGLELERLSERVGLRKDGSTFTMERSLARWETTEGWFITAFVRDCSARKQAEASMRLQSLALHATANAIIITDPDGAIQWVNPAFTTVTGFTESEAVGKNPRDLVRSGAHEPGFYEEMWKTLVSGLVWEGEITNRRKDGTLYVEHQTITPVRNHDGVVTNYIGVKRDMTEQKRLQEQLVQAQKLENIGRLAGGVAHDFNNLLTVINGTSEMALADLPAGDPMRIEFQHIQEAGGRAANLTRQLLAFSRKQVLAPQAIDLGLHVEHTAKMLKRLIGEDITLQVESQPGLDTVFVDPGQMEQILLNLAVNARDSMPRGGSLTISTRNALLDAEFAARHPGISPGHHVVLDVVDTGTGMTPDVQARIFEPFFTTKEQGQGTGLGLATVYGVVQQSGGSILVESAPGRGTRFTIALRRAEPGTHAVLAMATSGRRATGTETILIVDDDDGLRMIMERILRSAGYQVLAARDGNDALAKAQAHSGPLGAMVTDVVMPGMSGPELARVLCAVRPGLKVLYSSGYTDDAMLRKEFSSDSAHFIAKPYTASVLTAKLREVLDAG; encoded by the coding sequence ATGACCAGTTCACGCATCCTCATCGTCGAGGACGAAAGCATCATCGCCCGCGACATCGAGAGCCAGTTGCTACGGCTGGGTCACGACGTGGTCGGCATTGCGATGTCGGTAGAAGGGGCGGTCGCCATGGCCGGTGCCACCCGGCCCCATCTCGTGTTGATGGACATCAACCTGCCCGGGCGCCTCGACGGCATCGACGCCGCCATCGCCATCCGCGAGCAGTTCTCGATTCCGAGCGTGTTCCTGACGGCCTATGCCACCGACGACATGGTCGAGCGGGCCACGCGTGCCGAGCCGCTCGGCTACCTGATCAAGCCGTTCGACGAACAGAGCTTGCGGACGACGATCGAAGTGGCGCTGCACAAGGACCACGCCGATCGCCGGCTGCGGGCCAGCGAAGCCCGGTACCGCGCGGTGGTCCAGTCCGCGAATGACGCCATCATTACCGTCGATTCAGCGGATCGCATTGTCGGGTGGAGCGCGGCGGCGGCCGGCCTGTTTGGCTACGCCGAGGCCGAGGCGCTTGGCCAGTCCGGCCAGATGCTGCTGGCGCCGGGGCAAGAAGATAGTCATGACCTGGCCATGAAGCGAGCGGGTCAGCTCGTCGGGGGCCTTGAACTCGAGCGCCTGAGCGAGCGGGTGGGACTGAGGAAAGACGGCTCCACGTTCACCATGGAACGGTCGCTGGCACGATGGGAGACCACCGAAGGTTGGTTCATCACCGCGTTCGTCCGCGATTGCAGCGCCCGCAAGCAGGCCGAAGCGTCGATGCGGCTGCAGAGCCTGGCGCTACATGCCACAGCGAACGCCATCATCATCACCGATCCAGACGGCGCCATCCAGTGGGTGAATCCGGCGTTCACGACCGTCACCGGCTTTACCGAGTCAGAGGCCGTCGGCAAGAACCCGCGCGACCTGGTTCGCTCGGGGGCGCATGAACCGGGTTTTTACGAGGAGATGTGGAAGACCCTGGTGTCGGGCCTGGTCTGGGAGGGCGAGATCACGAACCGCCGCAAGGATGGAACGTTGTACGTCGAGCACCAGACCATCACGCCGGTGCGCAACCACGACGGCGTCGTCACCAACTACATTGGCGTCAAGCGGGACATGACCGAGCAGAAGCGTCTTCAGGAGCAACTGGTGCAGGCGCAGAAACTGGAGAACATTGGCCGGCTGGCCGGAGGCGTCGCGCACGACTTCAACAACCTCCTGACGGTGATCAACGGCACTTCCGAGATGGCCCTCGCCGACCTGCCGGCGGGGGATCCCATGCGAATCGAATTCCAGCACATTCAGGAGGCCGGCGGCCGGGCCGCCAACCTGACGCGCCAACTGCTCGCCTTCAGCCGCAAGCAGGTGCTGGCGCCACAGGCCATCGACCTGGGCCTGCACGTTGAGCACACCGCCAAGATGTTAAAGCGGCTGATCGGCGAGGACATCACGCTGCAGGTCGAGTCGCAACCAGGCCTCGACACGGTGTTCGTCGACCCCGGACAGATGGAGCAGATCCTGCTCAACCTCGCGGTCAACGCGCGCGATTCCATGCCCCGGGGCGGGTCGTTGACCATCTCCACCCGTAATGCCTTGTTGGACGCCGAGTTTGCTGCGCGTCATCCCGGCATCTCGCCAGGGCATCATGTGGTCCTCGACGTTGTGGATACCGGAACCGGGATGACCCCGGACGTGCAGGCGCGGATTTTTGAACCGTTCTTCACGACCAAGGAACAGGGTCAGGGCACGGGTCTTGGCCTGGCGACTGTCTACGGCGTCGTCCAGCAGAGCGGCGGCAGCATCCTCGTCGAGTCGGCGCCAGGCCGCGGCACCAGATTCACGATCGCTCTGCGGAGGGCCGAGCCCGGCACTCACGCCGTCTTGGCCATGGCCACGAGCGGGCGCAGGGCAACGGGGACCGAGACCATCCTGATTGTGGATGATGACGATGGCTTGCGGATGATCATGGAGCGTATTCTGCGATCCGCCGGATACCAGGTGCTGGCGGCGCGTGATGGTAACGACGCGCTGGCCAAGGCGCAGGCGCACTCGGGCCCCCTGGGCGCGATGGTCACCGACGTGGTCATGCCGGGCATGAGCGGACCCGAATTGGCCCGGGTCCTGTGCGCGGTGCGCCCGGGCCTGAAAGTGCTGTACAGCTCGGGCTATACCGACGACGCGATGTTGCGGAAGGAGTTTTCGTCCGACTCCGCGCACTTCATCGCCAAGCCCTACACGGCGAGCGTGCTCACGGCGAAGCTTCGTGAGGTTCTTGACGCCGGATGA
- a CDS encoding type II toxin-antitoxin system VapC family toxin, which translates to MKAYFDSSAIVKLGRPERESHALIDYLEEHQPNALTSILADVEVRRTLDRLRARGAEPGEHLRGFFLIDLSRDVRDLAAKLAPDLRSLDAVHVATALSIGVDLDFVTYDDRQAAAARAAGLRVVQPGR; encoded by the coding sequence GTGAAGGCTTACTTCGACTCGTCGGCCATTGTGAAGTTGGGGCGGCCCGAGCGGGAGTCGCACGCCCTGATTGACTACTTGGAGGAACATCAACCCAATGCGCTGACCTCCATACTGGCCGACGTGGAGGTCAGGCGCACGCTCGATCGCTTGCGCGCGCGGGGCGCCGAACCCGGCGAACACCTGCGAGGCTTCTTCCTCATCGATCTCTCGCGCGACGTTCGCGACCTGGCGGCGAAGCTCGCGCCGGACCTTCGTTCGCTGGACGCCGTCCACGTCGCCACGGCCTTGTCGATTGGCGTCGATCTCGATTTCGTCACCTACGACGATCGCCAGGCGGCTGCGGCGCGCGCCGCCGGGTTGCGCGTCGTGCAACCAGGTCGCTAA
- a CDS encoding alpha/beta hydrolase, whose amino-acid sequence MKFLTAGLGIITVAAFAGCSLITRAGVGLLYEKTDLPSSQIVRELCYTSAPCDSSRHTLDLYRPTATTWPVIIFVHGGNWDSGDKNYRAGGADVYANIGRFYAARGIGVAVINYRLQPAVAWPAQVDDVRAAVTWARSNISRYGGQPDRLFLMGHSAGAHLAALVALTSPDLPVRGVIAVSGAALDLTDEQTYQLGADRAFYHQRFRGSDTGTAWARKASPAQFATAQAPPFLILYATGETRALQRQSQVLHEALTQAGTASTLVPIPGESHTRMVLALSHPDKAPAKAILDFIR is encoded by the coding sequence TTGAAATTCCTGACGGCTGGCCTTGGAATCATCACCGTCGCCGCCTTCGCCGGATGCTCGCTAATCACACGAGCCGGTGTCGGCCTGCTTTACGAGAAGACTGACCTCCCATCCAGCCAGATCGTTCGCGAGCTCTGCTACACCTCCGCACCGTGCGATTCATCGCGGCACACGCTGGATCTCTATCGGCCCACAGCCACCACGTGGCCCGTGATCATCTTCGTGCACGGCGGCAACTGGGACAGCGGCGACAAGAACTACCGCGCCGGCGGCGCTGATGTCTACGCCAACATCGGCCGCTTCTATGCCGCGCGCGGGATCGGCGTGGCCGTCATCAACTATCGGCTGCAACCGGCCGTGGCCTGGCCGGCGCAAGTGGACGATGTGCGCGCCGCCGTGACGTGGGCGCGCAGCAACATCAGCCGCTACGGCGGGCAGCCGGATCGGCTCTTCCTGATGGGCCACTCAGCCGGCGCGCACCTTGCGGCGCTCGTCGCACTGACCTCGCCTGATCTGCCCGTTCGCGGCGTCATCGCCGTCAGTGGTGCGGCGCTGGACCTCACCGATGAGCAGACGTATCAGCTTGGCGCAGATCGCGCCTTCTATCATCAGCGCTTCAGGGGAAGCGACACGGGCACGGCGTGGGCCCGCAAGGCCTCGCCCGCCCAATTCGCCACGGCGCAAGCCCCGCCCTTCCTGATTTTGTATGCGACCGGCGAGACCAGGGCGCTGCAACGACAATCGCAAGTGCTGCACGAGGCTCTCACCCAGGCCGGCACCGCCAGCACCTTGGTGCCCATCCCCGGAGAAAGTCACACGCGCATGGTCCTCGCGCTCAGCCATCCCGACAAGGCGCCGGCGAAAGCGATTCTCGATTTCATCCGCTGA
- a CDS encoding Calx-beta domain-containing protein, whose translation MLSEKTFGSIVLVGALLATAACGDSSKSLNPTAPSAVAAASLNVEATDATAESGTTAAGGNPVKPVNPGNGNGNQNGNGSGNDKGPSTSTPPANTSPGAPTAPVNPGTSKVELEGSISAIAGTAITVNSRTVNVPVTAVIRFGQRAVAFSELSIGDRVHVRARIEGAVLEATEVKLQSPDGGNVDRDDDSDEDGGTVWVSVVDATAAETGTDQGRFRLTRVASAALPLTSPLVVTLTLTGTATNGVDYTNVPLTATFLAGQATVDVVVAPIADALAEGSETVILTLSSVAPFALGSPTSGIVTIADAAPVVSVVALDATASETGPDLGTFRFSRTGALTSSLTVTYTVTGTAVNGTDYQAIPVTVTFLAGQATADVFVIPIADGITEAAETVIVTLTDGASYDLGAPATATATVTIIG comes from the coding sequence ATGTTGAGTGAGAAGACGTTCGGGTCAATCGTCCTGGTAGGCGCGCTGCTTGCGACGGCGGCGTGCGGCGACTCGTCGAAGTCGCTGAATCCGACCGCCCCGTCGGCCGTGGCGGCGGCGAGCCTCAACGTCGAGGCGACCGATGCGACCGCCGAGTCCGGCACTACCGCGGCCGGGGGTAATCCCGTGAAGCCAGTCAATCCCGGCAACGGCAACGGGAATCAGAACGGCAATGGGAGCGGCAACGACAAGGGTCCGTCGACCAGCACGCCGCCGGCCAACACGTCGCCCGGCGCGCCAACCGCTCCGGTCAATCCCGGAACCAGCAAAGTCGAACTCGAGGGGTCGATCTCCGCGATTGCGGGCACGGCGATCACCGTGAACAGCCGAACCGTCAACGTTCCCGTCACCGCTGTCATCCGTTTCGGCCAGCGCGCCGTGGCGTTCTCGGAGCTGAGCATCGGCGATCGGGTGCACGTCCGGGCCCGCATCGAGGGCGCGGTGCTCGAAGCAACCGAAGTGAAGCTCCAGAGCCCAGACGGCGGCAATGTCGACCGTGACGATGATAGTGACGAGGATGGTGGCACTGTGTGGGTGTCGGTCGTCGACGCCACGGCCGCCGAAACCGGCACCGACCAGGGCCGCTTCCGTCTTACCCGGGTTGCCAGTGCGGCGTTGCCGCTGACGTCACCTCTCGTGGTGACTCTGACGCTGACCGGCACGGCGACCAACGGCGTCGACTACACCAACGTGCCGCTCACCGCGACGTTCCTGGCCGGACAGGCCACGGTCGATGTCGTGGTGGCGCCGATTGCGGATGCGTTGGCCGAGGGGTCGGAAACGGTGATCCTGACGCTCTCGTCGGTGGCGCCCTTTGCGCTGGGTTCGCCGACGTCCGGTATCGTCACGATTGCCGACGCCGCCCCGGTGGTGTCGGTCGTTGCACTGGATGCGACCGCGTCGGAAACGGGACCCGACCTGGGGACGTTCCGCTTCTCGCGCACCGGCGCGCTGACCTCGTCGCTGACGGTGACCTACACGGTCACGGGCACGGCCGTGAACGGCACCGACTACCAGGCCATCCCGGTCACGGTCACGTTCCTTGCCGGGCAGGCGACCGCCGATGTGTTCGTGATTCCGATTGCCGACGGCATCACCGAAGCGGCCGAGACGGTGATTGTGACGCTCACCGACGGAGCGAGCTACGACCTGGGTGCGCCAGCGACGGCCACGGCGACGGTCACGATTATTGGCTAG
- a CDS encoding VCBS repeat-containing protein, which yields MMALALLAALAWAFQAAGGPPSFERVQPDTFAAPGGQANAWADADGDGDLDYFVAFRGRPNRFYRNDNGTFRDVAADVGLADDQETRAVAWGDFDADGDPDLFIGFADPAVPAKVYRNDQGGTRFTNVASALNVNLRGVTRQPAWVDYDGDGDLDLFVAFRDVANKLLRNDNGRFVDVTAASGIGDTRKTVSAVWWDFDRDGDLDLFTANQEGEANGLYRQNRGTFEDVAVALGVAGTPRPAADGGVGPSVADFDLDGDFDLFVANYGPSALYRNEAGKSFTEVAKASGIDLAGHGVTSAWGDLDNDGLPDLYVGNFLGGQPLYRDALFMNRGPASAAWGFAESLPDVILKNDATHGVQFVDFDGDGRLDLSLTNNDSNGGGHPLLRNIAPSRGRGFFVEVTDQAGRRTLAGSEVRVLQPRTRQLLAAALVDTGSGYCSQNAMPVHLGVPATWPGRVDVEVTIVAGGRRRVVTIKGVDPSAHQRRPLAIQF from the coding sequence ATGATGGCACTCGCGCTGCTGGCGGCCCTGGCATGGGCCTTTCAGGCGGCCGGAGGGCCGCCCTCGTTTGAACGCGTCCAGCCTGACACGTTTGCCGCGCCGGGTGGCCAGGCCAATGCCTGGGCCGACGCCGATGGTGACGGCGACCTCGATTACTTCGTCGCCTTTCGCGGCCGACCCAATCGTTTCTATCGCAACGACAACGGCACCTTTCGGGATGTCGCCGCCGATGTCGGGCTGGCCGACGACCAGGAAACCCGCGCCGTCGCGTGGGGAGATTTCGACGCCGATGGCGATCCCGACCTGTTCATCGGGTTTGCCGATCCAGCCGTGCCGGCCAAGGTCTATCGCAACGATCAGGGTGGAACCCGGTTCACGAACGTGGCCTCAGCCCTCAACGTGAACCTCCGCGGGGTGACCCGCCAGCCGGCCTGGGTCGACTACGACGGGGATGGCGACCTCGATCTGTTCGTTGCGTTCAGGGACGTGGCCAACAAGCTCCTGCGTAACGACAACGGCCGCTTCGTCGATGTCACCGCCGCATCAGGCATCGGCGACACCCGCAAGACCGTGAGCGCCGTCTGGTGGGATTTCGACCGTGACGGTGATCTCGATCTGTTCACCGCCAACCAGGAGGGCGAGGCCAACGGCCTGTACCGGCAGAACCGCGGCACGTTCGAGGATGTCGCCGTGGCGCTGGGTGTGGCCGGCACGCCGCGGCCGGCGGCAGACGGCGGGGTCGGGCCGAGCGTGGCCGATTTCGATCTCGACGGCGACTTCGACCTGTTCGTGGCCAACTACGGCCCGAGCGCGCTCTATCGCAACGAGGCGGGGAAGTCCTTCACCGAGGTCGCGAAAGCCAGCGGCATCGACCTGGCCGGCCACGGCGTCACCTCGGCGTGGGGCGACCTCGACAACGATGGCCTTCCGGATTTGTACGTCGGCAACTTCCTCGGAGGCCAGCCGCTCTATCGCGACGCGTTGTTCATGAATCGTGGCCCGGCCTCCGCCGCCTGGGGCTTCGCCGAGTCCCTCCCGGACGTGATCCTGAAGAACGACGCCACGCACGGCGTGCAGTTCGTCGACTTTGATGGCGATGGCCGCCTCGACCTGTCGCTCACCAACAACGACTCCAATGGTGGCGGGCATCCGCTGCTGCGCAATATCGCGCCGTCGCGCGGCCGTGGGTTTTTCGTCGAGGTGACAGACCAGGCCGGCCGGCGCACGCTCGCCGGCAGCGAGGTGCGCGTCTTGCAGCCACGCACTCGACAACTGCTCGCGGCCGCGCTCGTCGATACCGGCAGCGGCTACTGCTCGCAGAACGCCATGCCGGTGCACCTTGGGGTACCGGCTACGTGGCCCGGCCGCGTCGATGTCGAAGTGACGATCGTCGCCGGCGGCCGCCGCCGCGTCGTCACCATCAAGGGCGTTGACCCCTCCGCGCATCAACGCCGTCCCCTCGCCATACAATTCTGA